Proteins encoded in a region of the Sphingomonas sp. HMP9 genome:
- a CDS encoding tryptophan halogenase family protein, translating to MAAASLATALGECAIELVESEEIGTVGVGEATIPPIKTYVQGLGIDEPTFIRATGATIKLGIEFVGWHREGKRYAHPFGTYGIGFDSVPLHHWWLRERTTGGGGALEDYSMAWAMAKRGRFAHPVANPRMVQSTFDYAYHFDASLFATFLRTIAETRGVVRTEGCVIDVGLDGESGAVTYITLSDGRRIEGDFFIDCTGFSSRLLGQALGVGYEDWRRWLPCDSAVAVASESTAERPPFTRSTASVAGWHWRIPLQHRTGNGHVFCSDYLNADAAGDILLANLEGEAIGAPRLLRFTTGRRERFWHRNCLALGLAAGFMEPLESTSLHLVQSGIQRFLALFPDRSSDPLASAEYDRLTGQEYARIRDFLILHYHANSRTEGELWRRCRNMPIPDELAYRIKHFRAGGRLVSPGAELFVNSNWLAVLVGQGINPDEYAPLVDQRSHVDASAKLAALRQIIAQAAECMPTHDEWLRRLSI from the coding sequence ATGGCGGCCGCATCGCTTGCGACTGCGCTCGGCGAATGTGCGATCGAACTGGTTGAATCGGAGGAGATCGGCACAGTCGGCGTTGGGGAAGCGACTATCCCACCAATCAAAACCTATGTTCAGGGACTCGGGATCGACGAACCAACTTTCATCCGCGCTACCGGCGCCACGATCAAGCTTGGCATCGAATTCGTTGGCTGGCACCGCGAGGGCAAGCGGTATGCCCATCCGTTCGGTACCTATGGCATCGGCTTCGACAGCGTACCGCTTCATCATTGGTGGCTGCGTGAGCGAACGACGGGAGGGGGGGGAGCGCTCGAAGACTATTCGATGGCGTGGGCGATGGCTAAGCGAGGTCGCTTCGCGCATCCGGTTGCCAACCCGCGGATGGTTCAATCAACCTTCGACTACGCCTATCATTTCGATGCATCTCTGTTCGCGACATTCTTGCGTACGATCGCCGAAACGCGCGGCGTGGTGCGAACAGAAGGTTGCGTCATCGACGTCGGGCTCGATGGTGAATCAGGCGCCGTCACCTACATCACGCTATCCGACGGCCGCCGTATCGAAGGCGATTTCTTCATTGACTGTACCGGCTTCTCGTCGCGCCTGCTGGGCCAGGCGCTAGGGGTCGGGTACGAGGATTGGCGCCGCTGGCTGCCGTGCGACAGTGCCGTTGCGGTCGCTTCGGAATCGACCGCCGAACGCCCCCCCTTCACCCGCTCGACTGCGAGCGTCGCTGGCTGGCATTGGCGTATCCCGCTGCAACATCGCACCGGCAACGGCCACGTATTCTGCAGTGATTACCTAAACGCAGACGCCGCCGGCGACATCCTCCTCGCGAACCTCGAGGGCGAAGCGATCGGGGCGCCGCGCTTGCTCCGCTTCACGACGGGCCGCCGTGAACGTTTCTGGCACCGTAATTGTCTGGCGCTTGGACTAGCTGCGGGGTTTATGGAACCGCTTGAATCGACGAGCCTGCATCTCGTTCAGAGCGGTATCCAACGCTTCCTTGCGCTGTTCCCGGACCGGAGCAGTGATCCGCTCGCAAGCGCCGAATACGACAGACTCACAGGTCAGGAATATGCCCGTATTCGCGACTTCTTGATCCTTCATTACCATGCCAACTCGCGTACCGAGGGCGAACTTTGGCGCAGATGTCGCAATATGCCGATTCCGGATGAGCTCGCCTACCGCATCAAACATTTCCGTGCCGGCGGACGGCTGGTGTCGCCTGGAGCCGAACTTTTCGTCAATTCCAACTGGCTCGCGGTGCTGGTCGGCCAAGGAATCAATCCAGACGAATATGCCCCACTCGTCGATCAGCGCTCGCATGTGGACGCAAGCGCGAAGCTTGCCGCGCTGCGCCAAATTATAGCGCAAGCGGCTGAGTGCATGCCTACGCACGACGAATGGCTGCGCAGACTCAGCATTTGA
- a CDS encoding cupin-like domain-containing protein → MPIFENIDRAYFENEIVPAARPVVLRSLVSDWPIVAAAKLSPNKFADYVTAVPATAPVKAWFGAPTNAGRFGYSDDLKDFDHERREVTLTELLAYILAHGDDPTAFSAYAGGIPIGATIPALRAALPMPLLEESRETLVSLWLGTRTRTAAHWDVPQNLACVVLGRRRFTLFPTEQVKNLYVGPLDFTLAGQPISLVDFAAPDLTRYPNFTHAMAAAEVAELGPGDALYVPSLWWHHVESLDPVGAMINFWWRDGPDYLMTPLLTLFHALLTLRELPETERDAWRTMFDHYIFGTNGDPMSHLPEDARGVFGAMTPEIRKRITTIIAGTLRP, encoded by the coding sequence GTGCCGATTTTCGAAAACATCGACCGGGCTTACTTCGAGAATGAGATAGTCCCCGCCGCCCGGCCGGTCGTGCTGCGTAGCCTCGTAAGCGACTGGCCAATCGTTGCCGCCGCAAAGCTCTCTCCCAATAAGTTCGCGGACTATGTAACCGCGGTGCCTGCTACTGCGCCGGTTAAGGCATGGTTCGGCGCGCCCACGAACGCGGGCCGGTTCGGCTATTCGGACGATCTCAAGGACTTCGACCACGAACGCCGCGAGGTGACGCTGACGGAGTTGCTCGCATACATCCTCGCACATGGCGACGATCCAACCGCCTTCTCCGCTTACGCGGGCGGCATCCCGATCGGCGCGACGATCCCGGCGCTACGCGCCGCATTGCCAATGCCACTGCTGGAGGAAAGTCGCGAGACGTTGGTGTCGCTCTGGCTCGGCACCCGGACGCGCACCGCCGCACATTGGGACGTGCCACAGAATCTTGCCTGCGTCGTGCTAGGGCGCCGCCGCTTCACCTTATTCCCGACCGAGCAGGTCAAGAACCTTTATGTTGGACCGCTTGACTTCACGCTCGCCGGTCAGCCGATCAGCCTGGTTGATTTCGCCGCGCCAGACCTCACGCGATACCCGAATTTTACCCATGCCATGGCCGCTGCCGAGGTCGCCGAACTCGGACCTGGCGACGCACTTTATGTGCCAAGCCTGTGGTGGCATCACGTCGAATCGCTCGATCCGGTCGGCGCCATGATCAATTTCTGGTGGCGCGATGGTCCTGACTACCTGATGACACCACTTCTCACGCTATTTCACGCGCTTCTAACCTTGCGGGAACTTCCCGAGACCGAGCGCGACGCCTGGAGAACGATGTTCGATCACTATATCTTCGGTACGAATGGCGATCCCATGTCGCATTTGCCCGAGGACGCGCGCGGCGTGTTTGGCGCGATGACGCCTGAGATACGTAAGCGGATCACAACGATCATCGCTGGCACGCTGCGGCCATGA
- a CDS encoding IS110 family transposase, producing the protein MTDVAKYIGLDVHKATIAVAVAEGERGGEVRFVGTVANDDDEIRKLVKRLATPGATLSFCYEAGPCGYGLQRLLIKLGQPCIVIAPSMMPRRPGDHVKTDRRDAMTLARLLRAGELTAIWVPDEAHEAVRDLIRARRSAQDDATAAKQTVRSFLLRHDRRFGGRSAWTKMYWRWLSEQRFDYPHQQLAFEELQKRVLEAQARVIRLESALGEAVATWHFAPLVRGLQALRGIKLVSAATLVAEIGDLTRFDNPKQLMAYVGLVPSEHSSGARTHRGRITRAGNAQARTTLVEASWSYRLPAREERRYRERVADLPEEVQAIGWKAQVRLCQRFRRLSATGKPQPKVTTAIARELVGYAWDIARRMAPAKAN; encoded by the coding sequence ATGACGGATGTGGCGAAGTATATCGGGCTGGATGTGCATAAGGCGACCATCGCGGTCGCGGTTGCCGAGGGCGAACGCGGGGGTGAGGTCCGCTTCGTGGGCACCGTAGCCAACGATGACGATGAGATCAGGAAACTGGTCAAACGACTGGCAACACCAGGCGCGACGCTGAGCTTCTGCTACGAGGCTGGTCCTTGCGGCTACGGGTTACAACGTTTGCTGATCAAGCTGGGGCAGCCGTGCATCGTGATCGCGCCGTCGATGATGCCGAGGCGGCCGGGCGACCACGTAAAGACGGATCGGCGAGATGCGATGACGTTAGCACGCCTGTTGCGGGCGGGGGAACTGACGGCGATCTGGGTACCGGATGAGGCACATGAGGCGGTGCGTGACCTGATCCGCGCCCGGCGTAGTGCGCAGGACGATGCGACCGCAGCCAAACAGACTGTCCGCAGCTTCCTCCTTCGACACGATCGTCGTTTCGGAGGACGGTCTGCATGGACGAAGATGTATTGGCGATGGCTATCCGAACAGCGCTTTGATTATCCGCATCAGCAGCTGGCGTTTGAGGAGCTTCAGAAGCGGGTTTTAGAGGCTCAGGCCCGTGTCATCCGTCTCGAGTCAGCGCTTGGCGAGGCGGTGGCGACATGGCATTTCGCCCCGCTGGTGCGCGGACTTCAAGCCCTGCGTGGCATCAAGCTGGTCAGCGCTGCCACGCTGGTGGCCGAAATCGGCGACCTCACTCGTTTTGATAATCCCAAGCAGCTGATGGCGTATGTCGGCCTTGTCCCGTCCGAGCACTCCAGTGGCGCGCGCACCCATCGCGGCCGCATCACCCGAGCGGGGAACGCGCAGGCACGCACCACGCTCGTGGAAGCGAGCTGGTCCTATCGGCTGCCGGCGCGTGAGGAACGGCGTTACCGGGAACGCGTCGCCGATCTGCCGGAGGAGGTTCAAGCTATCGGCTGGAAAGCGCAGGTGCGACTATGTCAGCGTTTCCGTCGATTGTCGGCAACCGGCAAGCCGCAGCCCAAGGTAACGACCGCGATCGCGCGCGAACTGGTCGGCTATGCCTGGGATATCGCACGCCGGATGGCGCCTGCGAAGGCCAACTGA
- a CDS encoding tryptophan halogenase family protein, protein MQASNTPNALRTIIIVGGGTAGWVTAAMLARFVPTTTRIRLIESDAISTVGVGEATIPQIRFLTAALGLDENKLLASTQGTFKLGIEFVDWSGVGSRYIHAFGAVGRQLGILPFHHHWLRGIDLGIAGPLADYMPTAGAVTDARFGRHDNVAYAYHLDATLLAQLLSRVAQASAVERVEGRIVAVRRQGESGDVAGVTLEDGTQVDGDFFLDCSGFHSLLLGEALGVGFEEWSHWLPCDRAMAVASTPTAPLLPYTRATARPVGWQWRIPLQHRIGNGLVYQAAHLSDDEAAARLLSNLDGKAIGDPRPLRFATGKRHRFWERNVVALGLASGFMEPLESTSIHMVQSGIARLFTLFPALEDNTAARDTYNRQTHAEYDRIRDFLILHYYANGREEPFWRGCREMAIPETLAEKIRGFRTRAQLTQEEGDLFTDPAWLQVMIGQGVEPDGWSPLAERVDPASLVKFLRDVRTNARRIAGALPRHADFIASHCATAVDNQ, encoded by the coding sequence ATGCAAGCCTCGAATACGCCGAATGCCTTACGGACTATAATTATTGTTGGCGGCGGCACCGCCGGCTGGGTCACGGCCGCGATGCTTGCGCGTTTCGTGCCTACTACCACCCGCATCCGCTTAATTGAATCGGATGCGATCAGCACGGTCGGAGTCGGCGAGGCGACGATCCCGCAAATACGTTTCCTGACTGCCGCTCTGGGGCTCGACGAGAACAAATTGCTTGCCTCGACGCAGGGTACGTTCAAGCTCGGTATCGAATTCGTCGACTGGTCCGGTGTGGGATCGCGCTACATTCACGCTTTTGGTGCCGTCGGCCGCCAACTTGGCATCCTGCCATTCCACCATCACTGGCTGCGCGGTATCGATCTGGGTATTGCCGGACCGCTGGCCGACTATATGCCAACTGCGGGTGCCGTTACGGACGCACGGTTCGGAAGGCACGACAATGTTGCCTACGCATATCATCTCGACGCAACATTGCTCGCTCAACTGCTGAGCAGGGTCGCACAGGCAAGCGCCGTCGAACGGGTCGAGGGCCGTATCGTCGCTGTCCGCCGTCAAGGCGAGAGCGGTGATGTCGCAGGCGTCACGCTCGAGGACGGCACGCAGGTCGACGGCGACTTCTTCCTCGACTGTTCGGGGTTCCATTCACTGTTGCTAGGCGAAGCGTTGGGGGTCGGATTCGAGGAGTGGTCGCATTGGTTGCCGTGCGATCGGGCGATGGCTGTTGCCAGCACACCGACTGCGCCTTTACTACCCTATACGCGCGCCACGGCGAGGCCGGTCGGTTGGCAATGGCGCATTCCGTTGCAGCACCGGATTGGCAACGGTCTGGTATATCAGGCCGCCCATCTTTCCGACGACGAGGCGGCAGCGCGGTTACTTTCCAACCTGGACGGCAAGGCAATCGGCGATCCGCGCCCATTACGCTTTGCGACAGGCAAACGGCACCGCTTCTGGGAGCGTAACGTCGTCGCACTGGGTCTTGCCTCGGGGTTCATGGAACCGCTTGAGTCGACCAGCATACATATGGTGCAGTCCGGGATTGCGCGACTTTTCACACTATTTCCTGCCCTGGAGGACAACACGGCCGCTCGCGATACATACAACCGTCAGACTCATGCAGAATACGACCGTATTCGTGACTTCTTGATCCTCCATTATTACGCCAATGGGCGCGAAGAGCCATTCTGGCGGGGCTGCCGCGAGATGGCCATTCCCGAAACGCTGGCTGAGAAAATTCGTGGCTTCCGCACCCGAGCGCAACTGACGCAAGAGGAAGGCGACCTGTTCACTGATCCCGCATGGTTACAGGTGATGATCGGGCAGGGTGTAGAGCCAGACGGCTGGTCGCCGCTTGCGGAACGAGTCGACCCAGCAAGTCTCGTCAAGTTCCTGAGGGACGTAAGGACGAACGCGCGAAGGATCGCGGGCGCCCTGCCCCGCCATGCCGATTTCATAGCAAGTCACTGTGCAACTGCTGTGGATAATCAATGA
- a CDS encoding alpha-amylase family glycosyl hydrolase, producing MLSKIISIALGMALTTSLSAKSNTRPIAATSAYQGVQHPDWVKNAAIYELNLRQFSPEGTFAAAERGLPRLKALGIGIVWLMPIHPSGKVRAVPPLGSPYSVRDFRDLDPAYGSLDDLRRFTTTAHRLGMKVILDWVGNHSAWDNPLVAAHPDWFAHGPDGRLISPPWFNWGDVVQFDYRATGLRRYMKDSMAFWVRDAGVDGFRVDAAGLVPLDFWEKTRIALDRIKPVFMLAEWESRDLSFGAFDATYGWSWAKAIEAIAVGRGSVDELRAYYAWDAQFWPANAIRMLYVSNHDVIAGGTEFERFGPALNAAIALSIASEGMPLIFNGQEAGNRKRLKLFEHDPITWHEDPEGALYARLLAVRKQHKALWARPWGGRVTEVMNDAAHHVLSFSRSVDGDTVLAVFNLSKERRSPRLSLLTLPGGWHDAMGSSVIQGGGDETIDMPAWSYRLFVGVK from the coding sequence ATGTTAAGCAAGATAATCAGCATTGCACTTGGCATGGCATTAACTACGTCGCTGTCAGCCAAAAGCAACACCCGCCCCATCGCTGCGACCTCAGCGTATCAAGGCGTACAGCACCCGGACTGGGTAAAGAACGCGGCAATCTATGAGCTTAACCTTCGCCAGTTCAGTCCCGAGGGCACGTTTGCAGCTGCTGAGCGAGGCCTGCCCCGTCTTAAAGCGCTGGGTATTGGGATTGTTTGGCTGATGCCCATTCACCCATCGGGGAAGGTCCGAGCCGTACCGCCGCTTGGGAGCCCTTATTCAGTACGTGATTTCCGAGACCTTGATCCAGCCTATGGCAGCCTTGACGATCTTCGCCGCTTTACGACTACGGCGCACCGGTTAGGCATGAAGGTCATCCTAGACTGGGTTGGGAACCATAGCGCTTGGGATAATCCACTCGTCGCTGCTCATCCGGATTGGTTCGCTCATGGTCCGGACGGCAGACTAATATCTCCGCCGTGGTTTAATTGGGGTGATGTCGTTCAGTTTGATTATCGCGCTACCGGCCTGCGCCGCTATATGAAGGACTCAATGGCATTCTGGGTTCGCGATGCGGGTGTTGATGGCTTTCGCGTTGACGCTGCCGGGCTGGTCCCGCTCGACTTCTGGGAGAAGACGCGGATTGCACTGGATCGAATTAAGCCGGTCTTCATGTTGGCGGAATGGGAAAGCCGAGACCTAAGCTTTGGTGCATTTGATGCGACCTATGGGTGGTCTTGGGCGAAAGCAATCGAGGCAATTGCTGTTGGACGCGGCAGTGTTGATGAACTCCGTGCTTACTACGCTTGGGATGCGCAGTTCTGGCCTGCGAATGCAATTCGCATGCTGTATGTTAGCAATCACGACGTCATCGCCGGCGGTACTGAGTTCGAGCGCTTCGGGCCTGCTCTTAATGCTGCGATCGCGCTATCTATTGCCAGCGAGGGCATGCCATTGATATTCAACGGCCAAGAAGCTGGCAATCGTAAGCGGCTAAAGTTGTTTGAACATGATCCAATTACATGGCATGAAGATCCTGAAGGGGCACTTTACGCGCGATTGCTTGCGGTAAGGAAGCAGCACAAGGCGTTATGGGCACGCCCTTGGGGCGGACGGGTTACCGAAGTTATGAACGACGCCGCACATCACGTCCTGTCCTTTTCTCGCTCGGTCGATGGCGATACGGTCTTGGCGGTATTTAACCTTTCCAAGGAACGGCGGTCCCCCCGACTATCTCTATTGACGCTGCCGGGCGGTTGGCATGACGCAATGGGCTCCTCCGTGATTCAAGGCGGCGGCGATGAGACGATTGATATGCCCGCTTGGAGCTATCGCTTGTTTGTAGGTGTTAAGTAA
- a CDS encoding TonB-dependent receptor, producing the protein MKYSNSKYEPTCSANSRRSGGGLSSTASIAALSLGLAFASPASAQATSTDTGSVPTTNIPSSANPQATQTPGTSAEQPVEQTGGNATQLQATSIGQAIVADPAGDDIVVTGFRAAIANAIAEKRNSDQILESISAEDIGKLPDNSIAESIARLPGVTAQRVDGRDQVISVRGFAPDFSTTLLNGREQVTTNDNRAVEFDQYPSELLGQVVVYKTPSAGLIGQGVSGTIDLRTIRPIEYGKRVFAANLRGEVVTKGKLNAGSKDKGFRASATYVDQFANDTLGVTLGIAHSESPSQFERYNAWGYPQFDGNNATYGALQPDGTYKVRPEYASAQGKYVIGGAKPFVQSNELTRTGIIGTVEWQPNSDWTTTLDVLYTKFKEEQNLRGIELPLYWANATLAPGYTVTGNSITAGTWNNVKGIVRNDYVERNAEILSGGLNSKYTTGGWTFVGDISYSRVKRDDVYIETYSGTSRGVGNGPYDTLGFQTESNGITTFDPTLNYADPNLIKLTSPQGWAGGDRPNAVPGGQDGFYSAPHVKDELYAIRGSVSRDLGEGYAVELGANYTARKKLYVPTSLFLSAQANIDDPAHNTSVVVPDRYHLGTTSLAYLGIPGQVSFDPVGLVNAGILTKLVAALEPTAYNTWDLKENVATGWLRFNFNTPTANGSFSGNAGAQIVYTDQASSSFSNLTGTPLVNDGGRKYVDVLPSLNMSMRFDDHNVLRVGIARTLARARMDQLKASFNVSRNSGQVGNLDPYQGYFSASGGNPQLKPWIADSADISYEHYFNKGAYFALAGFYKYLESYIYDQKTLFDFQNSPTIDGTPGTSIGVLTQPVNGSGGTIYGSEASLTLPLNLFTSFLDGFGVVGSYSYTKSNIQANPDNPTQSLPGLSKHVANGTVFFEKAGFSSRGSIRYRSGFLAEVISLGPGARNRVARGETIVDAQIGYELQGGPLKGLGIIVQGQNLTSAPFVTEDSGSGLIIDSQDYGRRFLAGIAYKF; encoded by the coding sequence ATGAAATATTCGAATTCGAAATATGAGCCTACATGCTCTGCGAATAGCCGCCGTAGCGGGGGGGGGCTGTCCTCCACGGCCAGCATTGCCGCACTTTCGCTAGGCCTCGCTTTTGCATCTCCAGCGTCAGCGCAGGCGACTTCCACCGACACTGGCAGCGTTCCGACAACCAATATTCCCAGCAGCGCCAACCCCCAGGCAACCCAAACGCCAGGTACCAGCGCTGAGCAGCCAGTCGAGCAGACCGGCGGGAATGCCACGCAGCTTCAGGCGACATCGATTGGACAGGCGATCGTAGCGGATCCCGCTGGCGACGACATCGTTGTCACCGGCTTCCGCGCGGCCATCGCCAACGCGATCGCCGAGAAGCGGAACTCTGACCAGATTCTCGAAAGCATCTCAGCCGAGGACATCGGCAAGCTGCCCGACAATTCGATCGCCGAGTCGATTGCTCGCCTGCCCGGTGTTACCGCGCAACGCGTCGATGGTCGGGACCAAGTTATTAGCGTCCGCGGCTTTGCGCCTGACTTTTCGACGACGTTGCTGAACGGACGTGAACAGGTGACGACCAACGATAACCGCGCTGTCGAATTTGACCAATATCCATCCGAGCTGCTCGGCCAGGTCGTGGTCTACAAAACGCCTTCGGCCGGGCTTATCGGCCAGGGCGTGTCTGGCACGATCGACCTGCGCACCATTCGCCCGATCGAATACGGCAAACGCGTGTTCGCAGCCAATCTGCGCGGCGAAGTCGTAACCAAGGGCAAGCTGAACGCCGGCAGCAAGGACAAGGGCTTCCGGGCTAGTGCGACCTATGTCGATCAGTTCGCCAACGATACGCTGGGTGTCACGCTGGGGATCGCCCACAGCGAATCGCCGAGCCAATTCGAGCGCTATAACGCCTGGGGCTATCCTCAGTTCGATGGCAACAACGCGACGTATGGCGCGCTGCAGCCCGACGGTACTTACAAAGTTCGCCCGGAATATGCTTCCGCGCAAGGCAAGTACGTGATCGGGGGCGCCAAGCCTTTCGTGCAGTCGAACGAACTGACACGCACCGGCATTATCGGTACCGTCGAATGGCAGCCTAATAGCGATTGGACGACGACACTCGACGTGCTCTATACTAAATTTAAGGAAGAGCAGAATTTACGTGGTATTGAGCTACCACTCTACTGGGCAAACGCTACGCTGGCGCCAGGCTACACCGTAACCGGTAACTCAATCACCGCCGGGACTTGGAACAACGTAAAGGGCATCGTTCGTAACGACTATGTAGAACGTAATGCTGAAATTCTCTCGGGCGGCTTAAATTCGAAATACACGACCGGCGGATGGACTTTCGTAGGCGACATAAGCTATTCGCGCGTCAAGCGTGACGACGTCTATATCGAGACCTATTCTGGCACATCGCGCGGCGTCGGTAACGGCCCATACGACACATTGGGCTTTCAGACTGAGTCGAACGGGATTACTACGTTCGATCCGACGTTGAATTATGCCGACCCCAACTTGATCAAGCTAACCAGCCCCCAGGGTTGGGCCGGCGGCGATCGCCCGAATGCGGTTCCGGGCGGGCAGGATGGCTTTTACAGCGCGCCGCACGTCAAGGACGAGTTGTACGCCATCCGCGGCAGCGTCTCGCGCGATCTCGGAGAAGGCTATGCCGTCGAGCTTGGCGCCAATTACACCGCGCGCAAGAAGCTGTACGTGCCGACCTCACTGTTCTTGTCGGCGCAAGCAAATATCGATGATCCGGCGCATAACACCAGCGTTGTTGTACCGGACCGCTACCATCTGGGCACTACCAGCCTCGCTTATCTCGGCATTCCCGGCCAGGTCAGCTTTGACCCGGTCGGCCTTGTAAACGCTGGCATCCTAACAAAGCTGGTAGCGGCGCTCGAGCCGACTGCTTACAATACATGGGATTTGAAGGAGAATGTCGCGACTGGTTGGCTGCGCTTCAACTTCAATACGCCGACGGCCAACGGCTCTTTCAGCGGCAACGCCGGTGCGCAGATAGTCTACACTGATCAGGCTTCCAGCAGCTTCTCGAACCTTACCGGCACCCCCCTCGTCAACGACGGCGGTCGGAAATATGTCGACGTGCTGCCCAGTCTCAATATGAGCATGCGCTTCGACGATCACAATGTGCTCCGTGTAGGCATCGCGCGGACCCTGGCGCGCGCGCGTATGGACCAGCTCAAGGCATCGTTCAACGTTTCACGTAATTCTGGGCAGGTTGGCAACCTCGATCCCTACCAGGGCTATTTTTCGGCCTCTGGCGGCAATCCGCAACTCAAGCCCTGGATCGCCGATAGCGCAGATATCTCTTACGAGCATTACTTCAACAAGGGTGCCTATTTCGCGCTTGCTGGCTTTTATAAATACCTCGAGTCGTATATTTACGATCAGAAGACGCTATTTGACTTTCAGAACTCGCCTACCATCGATGGTACGCCTGGCACTTCGATCGGGGTGCTAACCCAGCCTGTGAACGGAAGCGGCGGTACTATTTATGGCAGCGAAGCGTCACTAACCTTGCCGCTCAATCTATTCACCTCGTTCCTCGACGGGTTCGGTGTGGTCGGCAGTTATTCCTATACAAAGTCGAACATTCAGGCGAATCCCGACAACCCAACCCAATCGCTGCCTGGGCTGTCAAAACACGTCGCGAACGGTACCGTATTCTTCGAGAAGGCGGGCTTCTCGTCGCGCGGTAGCATTCGCTACCGCTCGGGATTCCTCGCTGAAGTGATCTCCCTCGGGCCGGGTGCACGCAACCGCGTGGCGCGCGGCGAGACCATCGTTGATGCGCAGATCGGTTACGAACTGCAAGGTGGGCCTCTTAAGGGCCTCGGCATCATCGTTCAGGGCCAGAACCTGACGAGCGCGCCGTTCGTCACTGAGGATTCCGGATCCGGCCTGATCATCGACTCGCAGGATTACGGACGCCGCTTCCTCGCTGGCATCGCCTATAAATTCTAA
- a CDS encoding transposase family protein, which translates to MNAFAPILQRLDMVADPRRAEGKRFEQRYILLFAILAIVSGADSYRGIHTFVRVHLKRLNTAFGLSWKAPPARTSIRSILSGLDTAHVEAAFRSHAADLNAASVLPQGQCRVLAIDGKVLCQRRSDSRPAGRSKSRPLLMWA; encoded by the coding sequence GTGAACGCTTTTGCCCCTATCCTCCAGCGGCTCGATATGGTCGCGGATCCACGCCGTGCCGAAGGCAAGCGCTTCGAGCAACGCTATATCCTCCTGTTTGCGATCTTGGCGATTGTCAGCGGCGCCGACTCCTACCGCGGCATTCATACCTTCGTCCGGGTACATTTGAAGCGTCTGAACACAGCGTTCGGGCTAAGCTGGAAGGCGCCGCCCGCCCGTACGTCAATCCGCTCGATCCTGAGCGGACTTGATACGGCCCATGTCGAGGCAGCGTTCCGGTCACACGCCGCAGATCTGAATGCGGCGAGCGTGCTTCCCCAAGGTCAATGCCGGGTTCTTGCGATCGACGGCAAGGTCTTGTGTCAACGCCGGTCGGATTCCAGGCCAGCGGGGCGGAGTAAAAGCAGGCCATTGTTGATGTGGGCCTGA